Proteins found in one Plasmodium knowlesi strain H genome assembly, chromosome: 12 genomic segment:
- a CDS encoding magnesium transporter, putative, protein MDSPWIYAIGICLSTIVSVVEAVGTTLVRKSHIIYSKYEKLLETTECDSDSASEGGETEGKKGEKKRKRKYSFLNISIRSLQISRRICYRKGKIKKCHDGAHQTIKRAPSSGTNEGERKHEEAGEEEEEDRLSSSLMEKSLSVNLLHPDGCNLGQGYLSPFNNSSEGEKVDLRKSVCIKRTNNGMEMYKREEDAKESYRMDWNSNCDGLSAEWQKEPLDMHPISSHLGEGKHPSRWSNFSARGINKKLKRKKCLWLSKRPTCRMLGNPKQSIYYTPLRNEEKRREWKRLLTLNGYCRKNKTGMHGKKHLICDDCPPRGFLPHWGKTLPVEDVAAGPHNNNMIMMSTSQKKLSKIFKSESPNGELLGEDKMYYCSFRSDGFVDRVSGDTTNSKPEGGVNAEASLSKNGREYSRGSGLGALEEKEKYSDEEEITRCSTLKMDQENKSICLKSTPTHLPSDVERAHSNIRTKSYICFYLGIALTSFIAPALNIFSNVFLPMSMVGFVSVRLMCSLLLEKFFLKEEQSVYLYVGIPFSTLGLTLITVYSAHDSNFKDIDSVLDLFLTGASITLLSCQMFFSFMVAFLSLGHLVAGTSTGTSTGTSTGTSTGISTGISTGCVGVQHRGVHSGGEVHSSKFNTSMERKDKYPNSKRRRGNFFFFFSPVSSGIMGSLATIFSKATFMGLVSVMINEQLTLRNFLFNYKIVLLIILTIICSIVEIIYTPFLLKYYNLTHVVSLKSFGNISFNAANGMAIFDERPSCVYAWAFGFLLILVGIIFLSYKNAIPNILRFFNEQFRRKT, encoded by the exons ATGGACTCCCCGTGGATCTACGCCATCGGAATATGCTTAAGCACCATTGTCTCCGTTGTAGAGGCAGTTGGAACTACTCTGGTGAGGAAGAGTCACATCATTTATTCAAAATATGAGAAGCTCCTCGAGACAACCGAATGCGATAGCGATAGCGCTAGCGAGGGGGGCGAaacagaagggaaaaagggagaaaaaaaaaggaaaaggaaatattcctttttaaacatttcGATAAGGAGTCTACAAATCAGTAGACGCATTTGCTacagaaaggggaagataaaaaaatgtcatgaCGGGGCACACCAAACGATTAAGAGGGCCCCTTCGAGTGGTACCAACGAGGGAGAACGAAAGCATGAAGAGGctggggaagaggaagaagaggaccGCTTAAGCAGCAGCCTCATGGAAAAATCGTTAAGCGTAAATTTGTTACACCCAGATGGTTGTAATTTGGGCCAAGGCTATTTGTCCCCATTTAATAATTCCTCAGAAGGTGAAAAAGTAGATCTTCGAAAATCTGTATGCATAAAACGAACGAATAACGGAATGGAAATGTACAAACGGGAAGAAGACGCGAAGGAGAGCTATCGAATGGACTGGAATAGTAATTGTGATGGCTTATCTGCCGAATGGCAGAAGGAACCATTGGACATGCACCCAATTAGTTCTCACCTCGGAGAGGGAAAGCATCCATCTAGATGGAGCAACTTTTCAGCGAGGGgcataaataaaaaactgaaaagaaaaaagtgcttGTGGTTATCGAAAAGGCCAACTTGTCGAATGTTAGGGAATCCCAAACAAAGTATTTATTACACTCCCCTGCgcaatgaggaaaaaaggagagaatgGAAAAGGCTCCTCACTCTAAATGGTTACTgtaggaagaacaaaactgGGATGcatgggaaaaaacatttaataTGTGATGATTGCCCACCAAGGGGATTCCTGCCCCATTGGGGGAAGACCCTGCCCGTGGAAGATGTAGCTGCGGGGCCTCATAACAACAACATGATAATGATGAGCacttctcaaaaaaaattgtctaaaatttttaaaagtgaaAGCCCCAATGGGGAGTTGCTTGGTGAGGATAAAATGTACTACTGCTCATTTCGGTCGGATGGGTTCGTAGACAGGGTGAGTGGCGACACGACTAATTCCAAACCCGAAGGGGGAGTGAATGCCGAAGCCTCGCTCAGCAAAAATGGGCGTGAATATAGCCGTGGAAGCGGATTGGGGGCgttggaggaaaaggaaaaatacagTGACGAGGAAGAAATTACGAGGTGCTCTACTCTTAAAATGGATCAAGAGAATAAAAGTATCTGCCTGAAGTCCACACCCACACATCTACCATCAGATGTCGAACGTGCGCACTCGAATATAAGAACAAAAAGCTACATTTGCTTCTACCTAGGAATAGCACTTACAAGCTTTATAGCCCCTGCATTAAACATATTCAGTAATGTATTTCTACCCATGTCGATGGTTGGCTTTGTGAGCGTCAGACTCATGTGCTCATTACTGctagaaaaattttttctaaagGAGGAGCAGTCAGTTTACTTATATGTGGGCATACCTTTTTCCACCCTGGGTCTAACATTAATCACTGTTTACTCTGCCCATGACAGTAACTTCAAAGACATAGATTCTGTTTTGGATCTATTCCTAACGGGTGCATCTATAACGTTGCTAAGTTGTCAgatgttcttctcctttatggTGGCGTTTCTTTCGTTGGGCCACTTGGTTGCAGGCACTTCAACAGGCACTTCAACAGGCACTTCAACAGGCACTTCAACAGGTATTTCAACAGGTATTTCCACAGGATGCGTTGGTGTACAGCATAGGGGTGTGCACTCAGGAGGAGAGGTACATAGCTCCAAATTCAATACGAGTATGGAGCGCAAAGATAAATATCCAAATTCGAAGCGAAGGAgagggaattttttctttttcttctccccagTGTCATCAGGAATTATGGGATCCCTGGCGACTATTTTCTCCAAGGCAACCTTTATGGGACTGGTGTCCGTGATGATAAATGAACAATTGACCTTacgtaattttcttttcaattaTAAAATAGTTCTCCTGATTATATTAACCATCATTTGCTCCATCGTAGAAATTATATACACGCCTTTTCTGTTAAAGTATTACAATCTCACACATGTAGTGTCGTTAAAAAGCTTCGGAAATATATCCTTCAATGCTGCTAACGGGATGGCCATTTTCGAC GAACGACCCTCGTGCGTGTACGCCTGGGCCTTTGGCTTCCTCCTAATCCTCGTaggaattattttcctttcataCAAAAATGCCATCCCAAATATCTTACGTTTCTTCAATGAGCAATTTCGCCGAAAGACATGA
- a CDS encoding DNA-3-methyladenine glycosylase, putative, with amino-acid sequence MQNEKRCRKRRGSLVDSAPPAVRKKDRQRGTLKVERNEGTGRTPPPKIKEHKGEEEKRKKTNQLEYMAYVYLLMEYFFENNQLTVLNEKFYLQKNVLPITEALIGQILWVFDKERKKLYGSRITELEAYNGTEDRASHAYNNKKTNRNATMFGKGGVSYVYLCYGIHNCLNIVTNEENIPDAILVRSLEPFYGTDSILLKRYKIHSGGSMLGRGSSNPSACAVKGKGGRIPIGCTDEHTYDDSNYCMFKENLQRIEKVKEILKSINIRKIGKVCSGPGCVTKCLDITRKDDKESFFCDFPNYSMEGKNLTLEGKHEGGCAQVGVVTMQSGDATQVGEQADTKCIAESIELSEGVHPTIEGKNIKPDHCSTCNIRHLQKSRFFISVCPSTREIINFYEELVSQKRENQSYIQQVYGHYKSHLLDYFKCMKWDQEEMVVQRDKRVGVAYAQEAAFYNYRFLLKGHPSISVLPK; translated from the coding sequence ATGCAAAATGAGAAGAGGtgcaggaaaagaagaggatCACTTGTTGACAGTGCGCCCCCCGCAGTGAGGAAGAAGGATAGGCAACGTGGCACTTTGAAGGTGGAAAGAAACGAAGGAACGGGAAGAACTCCTCCGCCAAAGATTAAGGAacataaaggagaagaagaaaagagaaaaaagacaaaCCAGTTGGAATATATGGCATACGTGTACCTTCTAATGGAGtacttttttgaaaataaccAACTGACCGTtttgaatgaaaaattttacctacaaaaaaatgtgttgccAATAACGGAGGCACTGATCGGGCAAATTCTGTGGGTCTTTGataaggagagaaaaaaattatatgggTCCAGGATAACCGAACTGGAAGCTTACAACGGAACTGAAGACAGAGCATCCCATgcatataataataaaaaaacaaataggAATGCCACCATGTTTGGGAAAGGTGGAGTCAGTTACGTGTACCTCTGCTACGGAATTCACAACTGCTTAAACATCGTaacgaatgaagaaaatatcccCGACGCCATTTTGGTTCGATCGTTGGAGCCTTTTTATGGTACCGACAGTATCTTGCTTAAGAGGTATAAAATTCATTCTGGGGGGTCTATGTTGGGGAGGGGTTCTTCTAATCCTTCTGCATGTGCggtgaaagggaaaggaggtAGGATTCCCATTGGCTGCACAGATGAACATACTTACGACGATAGCAACTACTGCATGTTTAAAGAGAATCTCCaaagaattgaaaaagtaaaggaaatTTTGAAATCCATAAATATTAGAAAAATAGGCAAGGTTTGTAGCGGTCCTGGGTGTGTAACAAAGTGCTTAGATATTACAAGGAAGGACGATAAGGAGAGTTTTTTCTGTGATTTTCCAAACTATTCTATGGAAGGGAAGAATCTCACATTGGAGGGTAAACATGAGGGTGGGTGTGCTCAGGTAGGGGTAGTAACCATGCAAAGTGGTGATGCTACACAAGTAGGGGAACAGGCAGATACGAAATGCATTGCAGAATCTATTGAACTTTCAGAAGGGGTTCACCCAACTATAGAAGGTAAAAACATAAAGCCGGATCATTGCTCCACATGTAACATAAGGCATTTACAAAAGAGTCGATTCTTCATTAGCGTCTGTCCTAGTACAAGagaaataattaatttttacgAAGAATTGGTTTctcaaaaaagagaaaaccaAAGCTACATACAGCAGGTGTATGGTCATTACAAGTCGCACTTGCTAGACTACTTCAAATGTATGAAGTGGGACCAGGAGGAAATGGTCGTGCAGAGGGACAAGCGGGTAGGAGTTGCCTATGCTCAGGAAGCTGCCTTTTATAATTACCGTTTTTTGTTGAAGGGCCATCCTTCCATTTCGGTGTTACCCAAGTAA